The region aaagttttgaTTTAGTCACATGACTTGAAGCTCACACCACAGACTTTCAGCTCTGTGGTTTGTTTGGCAGAGTTTGTATTGCGCAGTGAGGGTGACAAAGAGGCAGTGAGAGTGCCTTGAACAGCTCAAAAACAGCATCTACACCAGAAAAACAACGTGTATgtgtattaattatattattaaggCTATTATTTACTTCATAAGCTTAAATTAtccaaaaaaaatcttaatatcAGTTCTATTATTAACAGGAAACGAGTGGAATCATGTGGCCTTATATCTTTGTTTTAGTTAGTAGTTTCACTGCTGTTTTCAAATGAGAATAGAGAACTATGACTGAGAGCAGTTTTACTGTGAGCATGAATAGTgatctttaaaaaatgctgtGATTTGATTTCAACCTTTTCTGTATCACATGTTTAGGAGCACCAGCACAACCCTGGTAAGGATCTACACCTGTACACTACAGTAGGAGTCAGAGGCGTTATCCCtaattttggctttttttttgttaatcgAGTCTTCATGTTTGCTCTTCAGAAAAAGGAGTTCTCTCCACGTGAGGTTGCAGCACTCGTCATAGCAATGGTAGCGATACTCTTTGTCTGCAGATTTTTCATCAACGATACTGGAattttatagttattttaaGCTTCAACATATCACTGCTAAAATGTAGCAATGTTTGCCAACCAGAggtttgtctgtcttttttcagaGCCGTCCCTGAATCAAGATGTGAATGTTATGCTGCCAGCCGGTTCAGATCAGAGTCCAATGGAAATACATGTCCTGTTGAAAGAAACCTTTACACAGCTACAACAGGAAGTGGAAACTCGAGTTCGGGCAGAATGcatgtgtttaattttatttgttttgttagtgATTCTTTTCATATGGGTGTTTTGTCCAGACTTTGCAAAGACTCTGAAAAAGATAGGACTGATATGACATTAATCTTGACTGGGCTGGTCTTTGTACCTATCAGTTAAAggcattatttttttgtttttgtctacaAATTCCATTTAAAGAGACAAAGAACTAAAAATTGGTTTGTCTCAGTATTATCctacatatataaacatgttttcaatCAAATATAACACCAGGCCTATACAACTTCACAGAAGCAGTATATATCCTGCATTGTTCACCTTGTTTCacctttctctttccctctgaaTGAATACTTGCTCACTATGGATGCCACATTTATCTTGATTAAAGAATTACACGGATGACACCACTCtttttgtcctgttttattAACTATTTTTTTGAGCCTAAAGAAGTCTGTGGATGTCACGGGTAGAGCTGCGACAGATAGCTGCACGCTGCTAAATGTAGCCCTGATAAATAAACTCACCTGAGGAATGAAAGGCCCCATTGAGCTGGTGTTTAGGTGCACAGGAGAGCTTGGAGGTAtctgaaatgacaaaacaaagtCCCTTAAGCAAAATCAATATAAAGCCAGAAAAACCTTCAACCAAACTGGAATTGTCTTGcttgctaaccctaaccctttcagGTGAACTCACCATGCTGTCATTGATGATGGCCTGAAGCAGTCCAGCTGAGTAGTATCCATAGGAGGCAGAGTTCACAGTGAATTCAGAGAGGCCGGCTGACAACATGTAGCCTGACTGCACAGGCATGACGAAAGGTTGGGCCTCAAATGGAGGTTCCTGATGAGTTTTGATACTGTAGAACTCCCcctttaattaattataaagcaATTGATCAGTTTTTTTGCGTGTTGTTGtaatcatagttttttttttttttaagaagtgaAAGAATGCCTTGAAAACTACCTTTACTGTAAGTGTGTATTCTTACCTTAAAACCCAGATTCAGACTTGACTCTTCAATGACAGGTAAGCCGGTGAGAGGGATGTCAAAAGTGAGGTCTTCATTCACCTCAAAAGAGactgaatagaatagaaatcaTATACAGACTGAATTAtctattttacatatttcaattcctgactgttgttttatttttgacctcGAGTAAAGTCATTTCCAGCCTTGGAAATTGTTGATTTCAACATCAGTGtacattgttttataaatggggTTTTTATGAACGTGTAGTCTGCTGCAATACCATTCATGGCCTGTAGGCTCTGCTCCGCGTTTACAATGTATTTCTCCACAGTGGGACAGATCTAGAAGGAGAGATCACCATTGAAAGTCTTTACACATAGACATTGATTTGACCTGAACATTATCCGATGATGTTCAGGACAGACAAAACCACTACTGATATAAATGTTGATGTAGAGAAACACTCACGTTGTACTCTATTTCACCTCTAATATGCCCCTTGAAATAGTCGACAAAAGGCTGGAATATCCAACTGCAGACAAACAAGATTGCAGGACTTGAATCTTAACATCATTGTAACCCTCTAGGCCCCCCCTCTTTTGTACTATACCTGGCTCCACCAGAGAACTCTATGTCCAAATTTCCAATTTGAGCATTGCAGCTGACACTGTTGACAGATATATGTCCATCAGGATCTTTCCCCAGCTCAACTACAGAGGTCACGTCCACATTAAATAAAGCCATGTTGAATGTTCCCCCGTCATgtctgaaaatacacacaacataCTAAATCAGTGCAGATTTGGACACAATATAGGTCTGTAGTTCACTGGCAGAAGTGAGTCactttattctttaattttctgtattttaatataaaccTGCAGACTGCAGACCTAATAATCTCTCCAGCTAGCTGTCATCTTCACATTCAACATATACCGGCTAAACAAGAGTGTAGCTACATTCCCGAGTCTTTGATTTTTATCTGTCTGTGAAAATACTTGACAAAttgtttcaaaatgttcaacacAGGATATCAATCACATATTTCTCTTGCTGGAGGTCATAAAATGCAGATCATTGCCCACATTGCTATTATTAGTTAACTTATCTGACACCAGTTCAGGATGTTATGTCAAATTCTGGTTTCAGTACAGTTCATTTTACAATAAGAAGTGAGAGTGAAGaagaacagacaaacagactTCTCACCTGTGAAAGAACTCACATTTATAAACTCATGAACTTCAATTTTTGATGCTattggttttgttgttgttgttgttgttgttttttgtgtgtttttttggtgagATGTCTTTATAAGTCCCTTCTGGGTTTTTTCCTAATCTTTTGAGCATAATCCTtttgcaaataaatgaatataacaAAACTTCTGATGTTCAACGaaagtaaaacaacacagcactgGAGAAACTGACACACCGAAAAGGCACACTTCCTTTTCTGATCTGGCACAAAGGCCATTTTGACTTTGAACCTTAATATTATTTCCTCATTAggtttttatacacatttatttttcaacttttaaaaccaatgtaatgtaatgtgacaATGTAAGTCACAAGTCCTCCAATTTTAATGAGGAACTTAAAGAGGAACAACACCACACACCCTGTCAGAACAGCTGTTGGGATTACTGGAGTTTACATGGAGATTCGTTAATTGTTCCAACTCACATTGCTTTATAGTGTGTCCTCCACCCTCCTGTTACTGCAATACTGAGGCCTGAGGTGGATGTCTTGAATCCTGTGGGGCCCTGATTGAACTCAACAGACGGTTCAGGAAAGTCACACTTGGTGATCCTGACACTAAAACACAAGGGGAGAAGAAAGGTGTTGGGTGTAAAGAAATGTGAAGACACAGACATAGGTTATGTAAATGGACCTAAACTCAAGTATACACAAACCATGAAGTTCAAATGACTAAATttgaagaataaactctctgtCATTATGAAGGGTAAATGTTAAACTGGAATTTGtgaactgaagaaaaaaatctcagaTGTAGCCCTACCCTGTTAGTGTGTAGCCTATGCTGCCAAGAATGCCGATGCGGACTTTACCACTAATGTCAGGGAGAGTGACGAGCTCCAACTTCTCCTGAATCCATCCTGCGCCTACATGCTTCCCTGGGATGAACAGCACAAACATAAATTTACAACTGATGtgaatgaaacatattttatgtacTGATCATATAGTGAGACTTTAAGTAAAGACTCAGGTAGCTCCAAATCAATCAAATACTATACAAAGTGATTTTTAACAGATTTGTGTTTAAACAAACGTACCGTACTGAAGTCCTTTGTCTGTCAGAACGACTTGAATGGCAGGATTTTCTCCACAGGTGCAAGAGACGAGCATGAGCGCCACTATCACAGACACAACCATTTTGCTGCGGAGATAATGAATGAAACAGCAAAGCTCTTCACAGTCAAAGACCGGCTGAGACATGTGCTTTTTACTTCCCAAAAAGTTTCTGAAATCTAAGAGCTTTTATTCACAATAAGCCTGTTGAATGAGAATATGAGGCGTACCTGACACTGCAGTGTGAAGTGCTTTGGCCAAAAAGTTGAAAGTCTGCTGCTGACTTTGTGAACCAGtgtctcctctgcctctctgccgCTGTTAAGGAAGTGAAACTACCTGACATCTGACAGTGGCCTTGGTTAGACTGCTGCGGGGGTGGTGTGAGGAACAGGAAActgtttcttatttttcatcCTGGTTTGTCTGCCTGAATCAAATAGTTGAgtgtaaatgtgtcaaataaaaaacactgcagtgtgtTATATGGACTAAAGTGTTGAAACAAGCATTTGTACATGATCAGTGTTTTTGGAAGTGACATATTTTAAGGTCCACTGAAATGAAAACGTATACCCTTATTTTATAATCTTAAGATTATGTTGTACTGCTGTATAGCCAAAAGCACATTGTGAGactttgtgtgaaaatgttcccAACAGATACCATCAAAGGTAACTTGTATTTCTACTTAGAcagaagcagagagggagagtcCAGGGAGGAAAGGCAGATAAGGACACCACCCTCATTTCTTAATTTTCAGCAGAGACACTAGAGATATCTCTAGAGATACAGtgaattaatcaaaaatatCTGTTAGGGTGACAAATAAGCTAAGATTGTAATGAATGCACTGAACTTCTAACAGTGTCTCTTCAGTGTACCAAACTGGGAGATTTGTATGTGAACTAGTCATTGCAATAAAATGCTGAGAGACAACTTGCTCTCTGTGAATTCATCTTTAAATTTCCATGACACTCCATCTTCACTTTAatgtctatatctatatatctatatctatacctttatatatatatcctcAGTTTTAGATACATTGAATGTCATGGCTGACCAGTAAAGGGAAGTGAAAATAGGCTGATCTTATGACTTCTTAATTCTGCATTACACTTCTTAGCGCTTGCGTAAACAGTTACTggctttaatatttaaaaaaacaaatatatgttgtgtgaaataaaaaatgtgactataatacattctttttttctgagctCAAAGGTGTACTGACTTGGAGGTGCCAAGGCTGTTTTATTGCTGCTGTTATTTTACTTGGAAAAAGTTTCATGCATTCCATTTGAAACACAGCATCGCAGCTGTTAAACTTCGGTCTTATCTTTGAACCTCACaccattgtttaaaaaaaaaaagggaaacttAATTGGCCTTTGAAGGGGAAGTTTAACCAAAGCCCAGAACAGTCAAATTGAAAGAGAAAGTAAAATCTGCTTTTTCAGTCAAGCCTGGCTGCATTTCACCATACAAGGAAACATTAGAATGACCAGCcataaaatatttgatttatttatctctTAATTCAACAAATACTCTTTGTCTCACACACCATGATTAGTTCCAATAAATCACAATGAACAAGTTCAATAGGAAGAGAATATTATCAGACAAACAGTTTTCATATAACACAGATAGGACCCACTTGCTTGCACTTTGAATTCACTTCATCCAGAATGACACTTGAAACACCGAGAAAACAAACAAGGTCTATTATAGgcataagatggaaaataaaaacacaaaactgaaagaaactgaaaataaaaactctgtAACAACTACACATAAGTTATTCATGGTTGGTTATAATCCACAGAGCACCATCTGATCTGACGGG is a window of Scomber scombrus chromosome 10, fScoSco1.1, whole genome shotgun sequence DNA encoding:
- the bpifcl gene encoding lipopolysaccharide-binding protein isoform X2, whose translation is MVVSVIVALMLVSCTCGENPAIQVVLTDKGLQYGKHVGAGWIQEKLELVTLPDISGKVRIGILGSIGYTLTGVRITKCDFPEPSVEFNQGPTGFKTSTSGLSIAVTGGWRTHYKAIHDGGTFNMALFNVDVTSVVELGKDPDGHISVNSVSCNAQIGNLDIEFSGGASWIFQPFVDYFKGHIRGEIEYNICPTVEKYIVNAEQSLQAMNVSFEVNEDLTFDIPLTGLPVIEESSLNLGFKGEFYSIKTHQEPPFEAQPFVMPVQSGYMLSAGLSEFTVNSASYGYYSAGLLQAIINDSMIPPSSPVHLNTSSMGPFIPQLPKMFPGLLMTLQVYATEVPQVSFHSGAVKMGSMAAVKAFAIQPNSTQTPLFKLLVDSEFSSKVWIAEGKLKGSMTMDNFTLSLDSTEVGTFNTDALASMAKMGVKMALSKVNKQLTEGITLPRLKHAQLVNPVLTLEEGFIAICSDAELLEDIDFN
- the bpifcl gene encoding lipopolysaccharide-binding protein isoform X1; its protein translation is MSQPVFDCEELCCFIHYLRSKMVVSVIVALMLVSCTCGENPAIQVVLTDKGLQYGKHVGAGWIQEKLELVTLPDISGKVRIGILGSIGYTLTGVRITKCDFPEPSVEFNQGPTGFKTSTSGLSIAVTGGWRTHYKAIHDGGTFNMALFNVDVTSVVELGKDPDGHISVNSVSCNAQIGNLDIEFSGGASWIFQPFVDYFKGHIRGEIEYNICPTVEKYIVNAEQSLQAMNVSFEVNEDLTFDIPLTGLPVIEESSLNLGFKGEFYSIKTHQEPPFEAQPFVMPVQSGYMLSAGLSEFTVNSASYGYYSAGLLQAIINDSMIPPSSPVHLNTSSMGPFIPQLPKMFPGLLMTLQVYATEVPQVSFHSGAVKMGSMAAVKAFAIQPNSTQTPLFKLLVDSEFSSKVWIAEGKLKGSMTMDNFTLSLDSTEVGTFNTDALASMAKMGVKMALSKVNKQLTEGITLPRLKHAQLVNPVLTLEEGFIAICSDAELLEDIDFN